Genomic window (Desulforapulum autotrophicum HRM2):
ATGAACCCAACCCTGAACGGCAGAAAAATTGAGAACCATCGATCCCATCGGGTGGAAAAAAACGACATCCTTGCCTTTGACCAGGCAACGACGGGATGTAGGAGTTACCTTGCCGTCACAGGGGGAATTGATGTACCCGAAATCATGGGAAGCCGCTCCTGCTATACAGGTGCCGGCATCGGGGGCCTTGATGGACGGGCTCTTAAATCAGGGGACATTCTTTCCCGCAGGGACGGCGCCCTTCTCGAACGCACCAGGACCATTGCCCCTGAATTTATTCCATCCCAGGAACATGAGATCACCCTTAGGGCCGTTCCCGGTCCCCAGGACCATTACTTTGATCAGGGGCTGACCCTGTTTTTCAATGCCGTATTTACCGTCTCCCCCCAGGCCAACCGCATGGGATACAGACTCACAGGACCGGTGATCCGCCAGAAACCGTCCATGCCTGCAACCATCATCTCTGAACCCAGTGTTGCCGGAGGCATTCAGGTTCCCCCTGACGGCCAGCCCATTGTTCTCCTGGGCGAACAGACAGTTGGCGGCTACACCAAGATCGCAACGGTAATCTCAACTGACCTCCCAAAGCTTGCCCAGGCCCTTCCCGGCGACACCATTCGGTTTACCCCTGTCACCCTGGAACAGGCCCATGAAGCCTACAAATCAAGGCACCGTTTTTTCAAGGCCCTTAAAGCCATGGACCTTAGCCTGGATATGGCCATGGATGCCAAGAATCACCGACCATGGGGGGCACAGAAATGGTCAACATCCGACCTTGCCCGCTTCACCAGCCTCCTGGAACGCTACATGATCCAGATTTAATTTTGAGAATAACTGCCCCCCTATGTAATTTGCCGGTTTACCCCCTGCATTAGAATGATTATGTTTTTATTGATACGGTTAAAAAAGGGAGGTAAACCCTATGGGTTACAGAATTGGGATCGTCAAGGCAACCGAACCGGGTGGATATGCCCAGGTGATGACAGAACGGAAAAATGTTTGCGGAGAGTGCTATCACAACAAGATTGTGTGCTACAGCTGTCTGCTGAACCCCAAAGTCATCGGCAGGGTGGCCAATCCTGTTGGCGCCCGGGTCGGTGATACGGTTAAAATCCACATATCTGCCCAAAAACTGTATACCGCAGCAGGAATGTTTTACCTGCTGCCCGTATTCACCCTGTTGCTGGGGATATTGTTAGGAATATATGTTTCAGAAACCCTGGGCGTGTCTGAAACCACCACAGCCATTGGATGTTCTTTTGCAGGACTGGCGGTTGGCATACTTTTTGTTACGGTGCTGGGCCGAACCACTAAAATCAGCAAAATGCTTGAGCCGGTCATTAGTTCAATTGTCCGGCCAATGGATAGCGGGCCGGGGTGATTGTCCTTCATCTGGTTTTAAAGTGGGAGCGACCCCTTGCTTATTTTTGGCCTTGATCATAGTTTCGGCCAGTAAAAAATTTATCCGGGAGGGCAAACCCAGGAAATATAATGATATGGATACCATAAAACTGGTACAGGGAGATATCACCCTGGCGGCTGTAGATGTCATTGTCAATGCTGCCAATTTCCAAATGCTCGGCAATGGCGGGTGAATGGAGTGATTCCCAGGACTGCCGGCCCGAAACTGCTGGAAGCATGTAAAAAGTTTGCGCCGAAAAAGCTTTTCTCTTCAGCATATCAGAACAGTCTGGACCTGGCAGTGCCCATGAAAACAGCCACTGAAAAAAATTACCACCAGAGGCATTTCAAACTTCATTGTGGCCAGAGCAGAGACCATGCTCCGGCCATGCCGGTTAATCAGGAAAGGATCTGATCAATAAAATAGGAATCCTGGCCGCCTGCAACACCCCTGCAGCCACACTCCCATAGGAAACCCGGGCAAGACCGCCAAAACCGTGGGTGGCCAGGGCAATCAGATCAGCGCCAGTCTCCGCGGCCACGCTTAAGATTGCCTTAACAACAGAGCCAGATACAATCTGTGTGACAGCATTGATTCCCTGCCCAAGGAACTTGTCTTTGAGGGTGTTAAGATAGGCATTCGAAATTTCAATCCGGGCTGCATGGGCCTCTCGATATTTTTCGATATTAACGACCTCGTCACGTTCCAGCAAAAGAGCCTCTTCCTCTACCTTGAGAAAGATTACTTTGGTATTATTATCTTTGACCAGGTGTTCCACATGGCTCAAGATTACCTCTGCCCGCTTGGAACCATCCACGGGAACAAGTATTGTTTTATACATCCCTGCCTCCCTTTTAAGAGATTAAATTAAAACCTTACTACCAGTTTTAATTTATTTCATAGCAACAACCATACCACACGAGGTGTGGGGACGTTCAATGGCAGTTAAAAGGGCCTGACGCCGGTCAACCATTGTCTGGCATGTCATCACATGGAAACGATGTCAGGGTTCAACCCTATCATGGGGGTGTCAGCTCCTTTTGCATCTTGTAACCCTTGGGCAAGGAGATATGTCCACATCCACCTCCCGGGTGACCGCAAGTTTTCACTCATTAGCTCCTGCAGCCTGCTACAAACTTGGGGGCCAGGGTCTGATTAAAGCGCTTGTTATAGGCACGGACAATATCCTGACCGGCCACGCCACAGAGGCTGTCAAGATAGTCGTGGGTTTTGAGTATTCCCAAACGGTTACAGATCTATTTTCCTTATGATTAAAAACTGTTGGCAAAATTGTCAATCTGCGCAAGTAAGGTTATGGCGATTTTCTAAATTTTAATCCGCATCTGCACGCTATCGTCTCCGAGGGTTACTTTAAATTTTCGTTTTTAATAACCGGCACGACCGGAGCGAGGGATGGCATCCGGCCACAACGAATATGGAACACGATGATACAGGGCAGGCGATAGTACCATTCCGCCCCCTTTGGTTACCCTGACCGGAACGGTAAACGTCGGGGGGATTTCTGCCCTTCCAGACTAAAGCGCAGGAACTGCGGGCTAAAGTCCTCAAACAGCCTGCGCTTCTTAACGCCTGGAAGGGCAAAAATCCTATCCCCTTTGGTTTACAATGTTCCGGTCAGGGCGACCAAAGAGGGCTCGAAAGTCGAGACTTTCACAATGATGTTTCGACAGGAATTTCTTATAAAAAAACCCACATGTCCTGCGGACACAACGAAGATAGAAACTCAACAGCATAGGCGGGCGGGAACGGGTATTGCCCGCAGCGGATTAAACGGCAGCGGTCAGCATGGACGCTGAAGGAGCTGCCGTTTCCCTCGGAGCAGCCCAGGACGGGCTGCGAGAATGAGTGGAGGGTACTACCCGTTTCCGTCTGCCGGCCCGAAAAGAGTTTCATATAACCCACATGTCCTAGCGGACACAACGAAGCATGAAACACTTGCAAAAAATGAAAAATGGTCATAACTATCCAATTTTTTTTATCTTCCCAAACAAAAGCGAAAGGATAGTCATGACCAAGAGATCAAATAGCACATTAATCCAAATCGTTCACCCTATTTGTTGTGGTTTGGATGTTCATAAAGACAAAATTTCAGCTTGTTTAATCACTTTGAATAATGCAGGAGGTGAGCACCATGAGATTCGAGAGTTTTCAACATTCACTCACGATCTGCAAGAAATGAAAAAATGGCTGCTTGATAATAATTGCCCAATTATAGCAATGGAAAGTACCGGGGTATACTGGCATCCGGTTTATAATACCATTGAAGATAAAATTGAAGTCGTTTTGGTAAATGCCAGACATATTAAAAACGTTCCTGGCCGAAAAACTGATATCTGTGACAGCAAGTGGCTTGCCGGACTGCTTCGACACGGTTTAGTAAGAGGTAGTTTCATCCCTCCGGGGAATGTCCGGGAATGGCGAGAATTAAGCCGATTGAGAAAAACATACACCGAATCCCTTGCCGATTATAAAAGACGTGTTCACAAGCTGTTCATTACTGCAAATATAAAAATTGATTCAATAGTTTCGGATTTGTTTGGTTTGACAGGCACGAACCTGATCAATTTATTATGCAATAATAGTGAACTAAGCTTGGAAAAGGTCCAGGAGTGCACCAAAGGCGGCCTTAAGAAAAAAACGCAGGAACTGCATAAAAGCCTTAATGGATATTTCAAAGATCACCATCGTTTTCAACTTGTTGAGATGATGGAAATTATCAATATTTTTAAAAAAATGATTGAACAAGTTAATACTCGATTGGAATCTCTTACACGTGAGCACAAAGATTTATTGGAGCGTTTAGACGAAATTCCAGGTGTTGATAAAAAATCGGCACAATCCATTATAGGAGAAGTCGGGGTTACGCTAAATGAATTCAAAACTATGTCAGCATTTGTTTCATGGGCAGGCCTGTGCCCCGGGAATAATGAAAGTGCAGGAAAACGGAAAAGTGGCAGAAATGCAGTTAGAAATCATCCATTCAAAACGATTTTAGTCCAGGTTGCATGGGCAGCAATCAAGAAAAAAGGCTCTTATTACAAGGCCAAATATTACAAACTGAAATCCAGGAGAGGTGCCAGAAAGGCCATTGTTGCTATAGCCCATAGAATTGCAAAAGCCATTTACAGCATCATTAAAAATGCAGACACGTATAAAGATCTTGGCGAAGAGTACCTGAGCAAGCCCAACAAGCAAAGAGTATTAAAAAATTTAGCAAAAAAGGCTGATGAATTAGGCATGAAACTTGTGCCTTGTGGAAATTAATCGAATTGACAGCACGCTTTTAACAGGTGTTGTTTAGAGAAGGACAGCAGACAAAGAAATTATTGATTCGGTAAACAAACGTCGGATGATCAAATGAAGCCTTAGAGCGCGAATATAACATGACGGGTCGGTTTTTTGCACAACAAACTGTTAGTCCTCCATCGGGGGAACTACGCATATAAAACTTATCTAAAATAAACCGACCACTACTGATGATTTAAAAACTTGTCTTCCGTGCCTGAATTATTAACCCGACAGGAAGAATTCTATCGATTTGATATTTTCAATCTGTAGCGTCAATCAAAGTGTTCTTGGGACAAGACCCAAAAACCAACAGGATACTATTCCCTTTTTCGAGGGGAGTGTTACATATAAACCGGCACGGCCGGAGCGTGGTATGGCTCCAGCCACAACGAACAATGAAACGCCCCTGTTTGCAATGCTTCGGTGAGTGTTTCTTATAAAAAACCGGCATGGCCGGAGCATGGTATCTGCCCTGGCCACAACGAAATTGGAAACGCCTCCATCGGTGATGCTTTGGTGGGTGTTTCATATAACGGCCATGTCGGCCTGTCGACACAACGAAGCATGAAACACGATAATACCGGGCAGGCGATAGTACCATTCCGCCCTCTTTGGTTACCCTGACCGGAACGGTAAACGTCGGGGGAATTTCTGCCCTTCCAGACTAAAGCGCAGGAACTGCGGGCTAAAGTCCTCAAACAGCCTGCGCTTCTTAACGCCTGGAAGGGCAAAAATCCTAACCCCTTTGGTTTACAATGTTCCAGTCAGGGAAACCAAAGAGGGCTCTAAAGTCGAGACTTTCACAATGATGTTTCGACAAGAGTTTCTTATAAAAAAAACATGTTATTAATTCAAAACACACTTCCCCATAGGTGCAAAATGCGAGTTATACTTCCTCAGAGTCTGATATTTGATTTGAGATGCTTTCCCAAACCTGAACAGCATGACCTGCCCGTCCTGAGTAAAATCGCAGTCAGGAAACAATGCGCCATACTCACCCCGAATTTCATTGAGCAGTTTTCTGTGTTTGGAGTCAAACGCCCCATCGCCATCCAACTGTTTTCGCAAAAGAAACAAGGTGATAGCCGTCATTGGTTGAAGTTCAAACCCATACCGGGAGAGGGTAAGCCAGACCCGTTCAAGGGCCCGTCCCCCATTGAGATAAGATTCTGTGTTTATACCCCGGACAACCACCAGGGCGGCCCCGGATGAATGGATAAGGGCATCGTAGGCAGCCTTAGCAACAATCTTGCCAAATCCAAGTTTATTGGCTATATTCATCACCGGCCAGGACCTGGTGGTCCGCAAAAAGGCTTCACCGTCCACACCGGCCTCAAGATTCTTGATATAAAATCCGTCCCTTTTATCCAGGGTTTC
Coding sequences:
- a CDS encoding 5-oxoprolinase subunit C family protein, which produces MQTFRTIEPGGHTLVQDLGRFGFQRFGVPPCGALDPDAAKFANLLVNNQANDAVLEITFFGPVLEVLCSADIAVTGALMNPTLNGRKIENHRSHRVEKNDILAFDQATTGCRSYLAVTGGIDVPEIMGSRSCYTGAGIGGLDGRALKSGDILSRRDGALLERTRTIAPEFIPSQEHEITLRAVPGPQDHYFDQGLTLFFNAVFTVSPQANRMGYRLTGPVIRQKPSMPATIISEPSVAGGIQVPPDGQPIVLLGEQTVGGYTKIATVISTDLPKLAQALPGDTIRFTPVTLEQAHEAYKSRHRFFKALKAMDLSLDMAMDAKNHRPWGAQKWSTSDLARFTSLLERYMIQI
- a CDS encoding SoxR reducing system RseC family protein codes for the protein MGYRIGIVKATEPGGYAQVMTERKNVCGECYHNKIVCYSCLLNPKVIGRVANPVGARVGDTVKIHISAQKLYTAAGMFYLLPVFTLLLGILLGIYVSETLGVSETTTAIGCSFAGLAVGILFVTVLGRTTKISKMLEPVISSIVRPMDSGPG
- a CDS encoding universal stress protein, with the translated sequence MYKTILVPVDGSKRAEVILSHVEHLVKDNNTKVIFLKVEEEALLLERDEVVNIEKYREAHAARIEISNAYLNTLKDKFLGQGINAVTQIVSGSVVKAILSVAAETGADLIALATHGFGGLARVSYGSVAAGVLQAARIPILLIRSFPD
- a CDS encoding IS110 family RNA-guided transposase encodes the protein MTKRSNSTLIQIVHPICCGLDVHKDKISACLITLNNAGGEHHEIREFSTFTHDLQEMKKWLLDNNCPIIAMESTGVYWHPVYNTIEDKIEVVLVNARHIKNVPGRKTDICDSKWLAGLLRHGLVRGSFIPPGNVREWRELSRLRKTYTESLADYKRRVHKLFITANIKIDSIVSDLFGLTGTNLINLLCNNSELSLEKVQECTKGGLKKKTQELHKSLNGYFKDHHRFQLVEMMEIINIFKKMIEQVNTRLESLTREHKDLLERLDEIPGVDKKSAQSIIGEVGVTLNEFKTMSAFVSWAGLCPGNNESAGKRKSGRNAVRNHPFKTILVQVAWAAIKKKGSYYKAKYYKLKSRRGARKAIVAIAHRIAKAIYSIIKNADTYKDLGEEYLSKPNKQRVLKNLAKKADELGMKLVPCGN